One region of Vibrio cidicii genomic DNA includes:
- a CDS encoding DMT family transporter yields MVYLLPLFTVFIWGGNSIVNKLAASTIEPSAMSFYRWFVAMMILTPFCLPGVIRQWATIKPHLTKLAFLAMLGMVLNQSLGYYAGLTTSASNMSLITSLVPLLSVFLSLPLLGKKISPLSLVGGVISLAGLALMLGEGDPSYFFHQPITPGDGLMVLAAIVYAAYCVLLKRWKMPMSNWTLIYMQGLFAVAMLTPLWLTSEQLQPSSAALPLILYAGIAASILAPWMWVKAIDTIGADSSAMFMNLLPVVSVTLATTLLDEQIYLYHFTGGLMVVSGVILSQIKRRKKSVPGPEEATAASIS; encoded by the coding sequence ATGGTGTATCTTCTTCCGTTATTCACAGTATTCATCTGGGGTGGCAATTCGATTGTCAATAAACTCGCTGCTTCCACCATCGAACCCAGTGCGATGAGCTTCTACCGCTGGTTTGTGGCGATGATGATTTTAACGCCATTTTGTCTGCCGGGAGTCATTCGCCAGTGGGCGACCATCAAGCCTCACCTTACTAAACTGGCGTTTCTGGCAATGTTAGGGATGGTGCTCAATCAGTCGCTCGGTTACTACGCTGGGCTTACCACATCGGCATCGAACATGTCCCTTATCACTTCGCTGGTGCCGCTGCTGAGCGTATTTTTAAGTCTGCCCTTGCTTGGTAAAAAGATTTCACCACTGAGTCTGGTTGGCGGAGTCATCTCACTGGCAGGCTTAGCGTTGATGCTCGGCGAGGGCGATCCAAGCTACTTTTTCCACCAACCGATCACACCGGGAGATGGCTTAATGGTGCTCGCGGCTATCGTCTACGCCGCCTATTGCGTGCTGCTCAAGCGCTGGAAAATGCCGATGTCTAATTGGACACTGATTTACATGCAAGGCTTGTTTGCCGTGGCTATGCTCACACCGCTTTGGCTGACCAGCGAACAGTTGCAACCGTCATCGGCTGCGTTACCACTGATTTTGTACGCTGGCATTGCTGCGTCGATTCTTGCTCCTTGGATGTGGGTTAAGGCTATCGACACCATCGGGGCCGATTCCAGCGCCATGTTCATGAATCTGCTTCCGGTGGTTTCTGTGACATTGGCGACCACTTTATTGGATGAACAGATCTATCTCTACCATTTCACGGGGGGATTGATGGTGGTCAGCGGCGTCATTCTATCGCAGATTAAACGGCGTAAAAAAAGTGTCCCCGGGCCGGAAGAAGCGACCGCTGCCAGTATCTCTTAG
- a CDS encoding helix-turn-helix transcriptional regulator — protein MKKKTRNLHPSLSIERAPSDVFMNFEAFLSNTETRAHSHPWGQVQLISGGILEMEAQGTRFLAPPHLAIWVPPAVTHKSYNRRPLEYCSMNISSSLTDQFPAKTSLIKITPIVSAIIEDFRARDISVAQSDADKRLVQVLLDQLATQKTEHHFLPSSNNKYLAPVLAYVEENPTDGTPLSAWAERVHTTERTLARHCQSELGMSFTEWRLRVRYLYSMELLRKGQTVKEVALTLGYNQASPFISMFKKYSGLTPEQYKSRLL, from the coding sequence TTGAAAAAAAAGACGCGAAACCTTCATCCTTCTTTATCGATAGAGCGGGCACCATCCGACGTATTCATGAACTTTGAGGCATTTCTGTCCAATACCGAGACGCGTGCGCACAGTCATCCGTGGGGGCAAGTGCAGCTGATCAGTGGCGGCATTCTGGAAATGGAAGCGCAAGGCACCCGCTTTCTTGCGCCGCCGCATTTAGCCATTTGGGTACCTCCGGCCGTGACACACAAGAGTTACAATCGTCGCCCGCTTGAATATTGCTCAATGAATATCTCTAGCAGTTTGACTGACCAATTTCCCGCCAAAACCAGCTTGATCAAGATTACGCCTATTGTGTCGGCGATCATTGAAGATTTTCGCGCTCGTGATATCAGTGTGGCGCAAAGTGATGCTGACAAACGTTTGGTACAGGTATTGCTCGACCAGCTTGCGACGCAAAAAACCGAACACCACTTTTTGCCCTCGTCGAATAATAAATATCTGGCGCCTGTGCTGGCGTATGTGGAGGAAAATCCGACCGACGGTACGCCGCTTTCTGCTTGGGCGGAGCGCGTACACACCACAGAGCGTACACTTGCACGGCATTGTCAGAGTGAATTAGGGATGAGCTTTACCGAGTGGCGGCTGCGCGTGCGTTATCTTTACTCGATGGAACTGTTGCGCAAAGGGCAAACGGTAAAAGAGGTGGCGCTGACACTGGGTTACAATCAGGCGAGCCCATTCATTTCGATGTTTAAAAAATACTCCGGGCTAACCCCGGAGCAGTATAAAAGCCGTTTGCTGTAA
- a CDS encoding M14 family metallocarboxypeptidase: MQTRQTYPIGTPGQKWGEEERLAWRAQTHIQREYQSEVVPKIQALAEQFDVAQYGALSYDPARYPLFYLKSKHWDESKPTVLITGGVHGYETSGVHGALQFMATEGKRYESHFNLVCAPCISPWGYEVINRWNPNAIDPNRSFYPNSPAEESANLLSLVAELGDVLVHFDLHETTDSDESEFRPALAARDGQEFEPGNIPDGFYTVGDSENPQPEFQAAVIACVAKVTHIAPADENGEIIGSSVVQHGVINYPMAKLGLCGGITQCRFGTTTEVYPDSPKVTAQECNDAQVAAIVGGLDYVLSTL, translated from the coding sequence ATGCAAACAAGACAAACTTACCCAATCGGAACACCGGGACAAAAATGGGGAGAAGAGGAGCGCCTGGCTTGGCGAGCTCAAACTCACATTCAACGTGAATACCAAAGTGAAGTGGTGCCAAAGATTCAAGCTTTGGCCGAGCAGTTTGACGTCGCACAATATGGCGCGCTCTCTTACGACCCTGCCCGTTACCCGCTTTTTTACCTCAAGAGCAAACATTGGGACGAATCAAAGCCAACGGTACTGATTACCGGGGGGGTACACGGCTATGAGACCAGCGGTGTGCATGGCGCTTTGCAGTTTATGGCAACCGAGGGCAAACGCTACGAATCTCACTTCAATCTGGTGTGTGCACCTTGTATCAGCCCTTGGGGCTATGAAGTGATCAACCGTTGGAACCCGAATGCAATCGACCCGAATCGATCTTTCTATCCTAATAGCCCAGCAGAAGAATCGGCCAATTTGCTCAGTTTGGTGGCGGAGTTAGGCGATGTGCTGGTGCATTTCGATCTACACGAAACAACCGACAGCGACGAAAGCGAATTTCGCCCAGCGCTGGCAGCGCGTGATGGCCAAGAATTTGAACCCGGTAACATTCCGGATGGTTTTTACACCGTCGGCGACAGCGAAAACCCGCAGCCAGAGTTTCAAGCAGCGGTCATTGCTTGCGTGGCGAAAGTGACGCACATTGCACCAGCAGATGAAAATGGCGAGATCATTGGCTCTAGCGTGGTGCAACATGGCGTGATCAACTACCCAATGGCGAAACTGGGCCTTTGCGGCGGCATCACGCAATGCCGTTTCGGCACCACCACGGAAGTCTATCCTGACAGCCCTAAAGTCACCGCCCAAGAGTGCAACGACGCACAAGTGGCAGCGATTGTCGGCGGTTTGGATTACGTGCTGAGCACGCTTTAG
- a CDS encoding DUF808 domain-containing protein yields the protein MAGASLLTLLDDIATVLDDVAVMSKVAAKKTAGVLGDDLALNAQQVSGVSAEREIPVVWAVAKGSFRNKCILVPAALLISAFVPWLIMPLLLLGGLFLCFEGAEKILEKWHHAEPSKEKEIATEQAITDIAAYEKQKIAGAVRTDFILSAEIIVIALGTVQGQSTSAQILVVSLIAFVMTIGVYGLVAAIVKLDDLGLYLERRSQGKGIGNTLGQGLIRFAPKLMKGLTIVGTAAMFLVGGGIVVHNVPAIHHLVEPVLMNFSAYTLANALLPALFNGMIGVLAGLLVVAIVTGVQKVRAQFAG from the coding sequence ATGGCAGGGGCGAGTTTATTAACCTTATTGGATGACATTGCCACCGTGTTGGATGATGTGGCCGTCATGTCTAAAGTGGCGGCGAAAAAGACGGCTGGTGTGTTAGGGGATGATTTGGCACTTAATGCCCAGCAAGTGTCTGGGGTGAGCGCAGAGCGGGAAATTCCGGTTGTCTGGGCGGTTGCCAAGGGTTCGTTTAGAAACAAATGCATTTTGGTTCCTGCGGCGCTGTTGATCAGTGCTTTTGTCCCTTGGTTAATCATGCCGCTGCTTCTTCTCGGTGGTCTGTTTCTCTGCTTTGAAGGCGCGGAGAAAATCCTTGAAAAGTGGCATCATGCCGAACCATCAAAAGAGAAGGAAATCGCAACGGAACAAGCGATTACCGATATTGCTGCCTATGAAAAACAGAAGATTGCAGGGGCGGTACGAACCGATTTTATCCTCTCGGCGGAAATTATCGTGATAGCGCTGGGGACGGTGCAAGGGCAAAGTACCAGCGCGCAAATATTGGTGGTGAGCTTGATCGCTTTTGTCATGACTATCGGTGTCTACGGCCTTGTTGCAGCGATCGTCAAGCTTGATGATCTTGGTCTTTATCTCGAACGCCGATCGCAAGGCAAGGGGATTGGTAACACTCTTGGCCAAGGGTTGATTCGCTTTGCACCTAAGCTAATGAAAGGGCTGACGATAGTGGGAACGGCAGCCATGTTCCTTGTCGGTGGCGGCATCGTGGTGCACAACGTTCCGGCCATCCATCATCTGGTTGAACCTGTGTTAATGAATTTTTCGGCATACACTTTGGCCAATGCGCTGCTCCCGGCACTATTTAACGGTATGATTGGAGTGCTTGCGGGGCTATTGGTGGTCGCGATTGTTACTGGTGTGCAAAAAGTTCGCGCTCAGTTTGCTGGATAA
- a CDS encoding GGDEF domain-containing protein: MHLDLDIRTLSIITVLVSTAYGIGMLMLKAIQTTHIRGLQTLVFAIFLIAFGFLALSFGNSTTFWLSKILANSAIGLGYALIVTGLSQFRQASSNNTAIALAGFPVLVLYLIFYSEFQMSTNARIMVLSMYISLCCALSAYVVARGEAKDHPIAVRLLSAAFSLMSLWMLFRAGFTYHSAEIADFMLASDVHQISFLLSIALILALGFTFPLMVNARLVINIYNTSLLDPLTNLYNRRAMEDMVPRELSRVERTHSELSIILLDIDHFKQVNDQYGHQVGDVTLSGIGQLLNTHLRGQDLSFRIGGEEFLILLPDTNLDSALVVAEKLRQIMSETQFSAKQQEPCTASFGVAQLLQHDEWDSLLNRADAALYLAKRKGRNRVCLVSDI, encoded by the coding sequence ATGCATCTAGATTTAGATATAAGAACTTTGTCCATTATTACCGTGTTGGTCTCGACCGCCTACGGTATTGGCATGCTTATGCTAAAAGCGATTCAAACGACTCATATTCGCGGATTACAAACGCTCGTATTCGCTATCTTTTTGATTGCGTTTGGTTTTCTGGCGCTCAGTTTTGGCAACTCAACCACTTTCTGGTTGTCAAAGATTCTCGCCAACAGTGCGATAGGATTGGGGTATGCCTTAATCGTCACCGGGCTCAGCCAGTTCCGCCAGGCCTCATCCAACAACACCGCCATCGCGTTGGCTGGCTTTCCTGTATTGGTACTGTATCTGATTTTTTACTCTGAATTCCAGATGTCGACCAACGCGAGAATCATGGTGTTGAGTATGTACATTTCTCTTTGTTGCGCGCTCAGCGCCTATGTAGTCGCTCGCGGGGAAGCGAAAGATCATCCCATCGCAGTACGGCTACTTTCAGCCGCCTTTTCGCTGATGTCATTGTGGATGCTATTTCGCGCCGGATTCACCTATCACAGTGCAGAGATAGCCGATTTTATGCTCGCAAGTGATGTACATCAGATCTCCTTTCTCCTTTCCATCGCACTGATTCTGGCACTTGGTTTTACCTTCCCACTAATGGTTAACGCACGCTTGGTCATCAACATTTATAATACCTCTCTGCTTGATCCTCTCACTAACCTCTACAATCGACGAGCGATGGAAGATATGGTGCCACGAGAGCTATCGCGAGTAGAAAGGACCCACTCTGAACTATCGATTATTTTGCTGGATATAGACCATTTTAAACAAGTTAACGACCAATATGGCCATCAAGTCGGAGATGTTACCTTGTCAGGAATTGGACAACTGCTCAACACACATTTGCGTGGGCAAGATTTGTCATTTCGTATCGGTGGAGAAGAGTTCTTAATTCTGCTGCCCGACACCAACTTAGACAGTGCATTAGTGGTGGCCGAAAAGCTGCGGCAAATCATGTCTGAGACACAATTTTCCGCCAAACAGCAAGAGCCTTGTACCGCCAGTTTTGGTGTCGCGCAATTGCTGCAACACGACGAATGGGATAGTTTGCTTAACCGAGCTGATGCGGCCTTGTATCTGGCAAAACGCAAAGGCCGCAACCGAGTCTGTTTGGTATCCGATATTTAA
- the pyrC gene encoding dihydroorotase — translation MTTLTITRPDDWHVHLRDGEVLADTVRDISRYNGRALVMPNTVPPVTTTEMAHAYRERIMAHQPAAQFEPLMTLYLTDNTTAEEIHRAKASGIIVAAKLYPAGATTNSDSGVTDVKKIYPTLQAMQDAGMLLLVHGEVTHHDVDIFDREKTFLKTVLAPIVNDFPGLKIVLEHITTSDAVDFVNQAGDNVAATITAHHLLYNRNHMLVGGIKPHFYCLPVLKRNTHQLALRKAATSGSKKFFLGTDSAPHAKGAKESACGCAGSYTAHAALELYAEVFEQEGKLENLEAFASYNGADFYALPRNADTVTLIKQAWSVPASMPFGGDEVVPIRANEKVEWTVQ, via the coding sequence ATGACAACACTTACGATTACTCGTCCTGACGACTGGCACGTTCACCTACGCGATGGCGAGGTTTTAGCCGATACCGTTCGCGATATTAGCCGCTATAACGGTCGCGCGCTGGTGATGCCCAATACCGTTCCTCCTGTTACCACCACCGAAATGGCGCACGCTTACCGCGAGCGTATTATGGCGCACCAACCCGCCGCTCAGTTTGAACCACTGATGACGCTCTATCTCACCGACAACACCACCGCTGAAGAAATTCACCGTGCGAAGGCAAGTGGTATCATCGTCGCGGCGAAACTCTATCCAGCTGGCGCAACGACAAACTCCGACTCTGGTGTGACCGACGTAAAGAAAATTTACCCAACGCTGCAAGCGATGCAAGACGCCGGTATGCTGCTGCTGGTACACGGCGAAGTGACTCATCACGATGTCGACATTTTCGACCGCGAAAAGACTTTCCTTAAAACGGTTTTAGCACCGATTGTGAATGACTTCCCTGGTCTAAAAATCGTTTTAGAGCACATCACCACCTCAGACGCGGTCGACTTTGTCAACCAAGCGGGTGACAACGTGGCGGCAACCATTACCGCTCATCACTTGCTTTACAACCGTAATCACATGCTGGTTGGTGGCATCAAACCGCATTTTTACTGCTTGCCAGTACTAAAACGCAACACTCACCAACTGGCGCTACGCAAAGCGGCCACCAGCGGCAGCAAAAAGTTTTTCCTAGGGACCGATTCAGCCCCGCACGCTAAAGGGGCGAAAGAGTCCGCGTGTGGCTGCGCCGGCTCTTACACTGCGCACGCTGCACTTGAGCTCTATGCCGAAGTGTTTGAACAAGAAGGAAAACTGGAGAATTTAGAAGCATTTGCCAGTTACAACGGCGCTGATTTCTACGCCCTACCACGCAATGCGGACACCGTTACTCTCATCAAGCAAGCGTGGTCCGTTCCCGCTTCTATGCCATTTGGCGGTGATGAAGTAGTGCCTATTCGTGCTAACGAAAAGGTAGAATGGACCGTACAATAA
- a CDS encoding hybrid-cluster NAD(P)-dependent oxidoreductase, which yields MSQAILKQINVFPVKSVGGLSLSSAWVEKQGLSFDRRFMLATADGGMVTARKYPQLVTISSALVADGVVFSSVGKPSLTIRYRDFKMQEAPAQVWKDQFIAYTTTDEADDWFSDVLQQRVELLFCGEQSNRVREKVGHNVSFADGYPLLVISEASLAELNRRSPEHHLMDQFRTNLVVSNTDAFAEDGWKRIRIGEVEFEAVKPCERCVLTTVDVEKGQFRQSKEPLKTLLQFRANERGGVFFGQNLVARNEGMIRAGDRVEVLESKEREFYSDNSPARIELTCVEKETIARDFITFWLEPKSGQLPIYQPGQHLPIEIEIDGARIARRYTLSSSPSRPGRYAISVKRIEGGRVSNWLAEHLSVGDVLSAQTPDGQFHLTDKHSPLLLLSAGSGVTPMLSMLRYLADHQAMDDVAFYHQCRSVEDIPCRDELEQLKAQHPGLSVKIALTQAPVDWFGLKGRLSLSHIKQIPAVETRQVFVCGPDGFMQKAKSLLLKKGLPENHYHQEAFGVSAATNKPLQNVTIRFGEHEFDGNNQQPLLEQVENAGLEMSYSCRAGFCGACKVTVTAGRVHQPDVPALSEEEKRDGKALACCCVPESDVTFQLG from the coding sequence ATGTCACAAGCCATTCTCAAACAAATTAACGTGTTTCCGGTGAAGTCGGTCGGTGGGCTGTCCCTCTCCAGTGCTTGGGTCGAGAAGCAGGGGCTGAGTTTTGACCGCCGCTTTATGCTGGCAACCGCCGATGGTGGCATGGTGACGGCGCGCAAGTATCCTCAATTGGTGACCATTTCTTCCGCGCTTGTGGCTGACGGTGTGGTGTTTAGCTCTGTTGGCAAACCATCACTGACGATTCGCTACCGCGATTTTAAAATGCAAGAAGCACCCGCGCAGGTGTGGAAAGATCAGTTTATTGCCTATACCACCACCGATGAAGCGGATGACTGGTTTAGTGATGTGTTGCAGCAGCGTGTCGAACTGTTGTTTTGCGGTGAACAGTCGAACCGAGTGCGTGAAAAAGTAGGGCACAACGTCAGTTTTGCCGATGGTTATCCCTTGCTTGTCATCAGTGAAGCGTCTTTGGCGGAGCTGAATCGTCGTAGTCCTGAACATCATCTGATGGATCAATTTCGCACTAATTTAGTGGTGAGCAATACCGATGCGTTTGCCGAGGACGGTTGGAAACGCATTCGTATTGGCGAGGTGGAATTTGAGGCTGTCAAGCCGTGTGAGCGCTGCGTATTGACCACAGTAGATGTGGAAAAAGGTCAGTTTCGCCAGAGTAAAGAGCCGCTAAAAACCTTGCTGCAATTTAGAGCCAATGAGCGTGGCGGCGTGTTTTTTGGCCAGAACTTAGTCGCGCGTAATGAAGGGATGATCCGCGCGGGCGATCGCGTAGAAGTGCTCGAAAGCAAAGAGAGAGAGTTCTACTCGGACAACTCGCCAGCGCGCATTGAACTGACTTGTGTTGAGAAAGAGACCATAGCGCGTGATTTTATCACCTTTTGGTTGGAGCCAAAGTCGGGGCAATTGCCTATCTACCAACCCGGCCAGCACCTGCCGATTGAAATTGAAATTGATGGAGCCCGGATTGCGCGCCGCTATACGCTCTCGTCGAGTCCATCTCGACCTGGGCGTTATGCTATATCGGTCAAGCGTATTGAAGGTGGGCGCGTATCGAACTGGTTGGCAGAGCATCTTTCCGTCGGTGATGTGCTCAGTGCGCAAACGCCTGATGGTCAGTTTCATCTCACCGATAAACACAGCCCGTTACTTTTGCTCTCTGCCGGAAGCGGTGTGACTCCGATGCTCTCCATGTTGCGTTATTTGGCTGATCATCAAGCGATGGACGATGTGGCTTTTTACCATCAGTGCCGCAGTGTTGAAGACATTCCGTGCCGTGACGAGTTAGAGCAGCTGAAAGCGCAGCATCCGGGCCTGAGTGTAAAAATCGCCTTAACTCAAGCGCCAGTGGATTGGTTCGGGCTCAAAGGACGGCTGAGCTTATCGCACATCAAACAGATCCCAGCGGTTGAGACGCGTCAGGTGTTTGTGTGCGGGCCAGATGGCTTTATGCAAAAAGCTAAGAGTCTATTGCTGAAAAAAGGCTTGCCTGAAAACCATTACCATCAAGAAGCTTTTGGCGTTTCTGCTGCAACCAATAAACCGCTGCAAAACGTGACCATCCGCTTCGGTGAGCACGAATTTGACGGCAACAACCAGCAGCCTTTGCTCGAACAAGTGGAAAACGCAGGATTGGAGATGAGCTACAGTTGCCGCGCCGGATTTTGTGGCGCATGCAAAGTGACGGTCACTGCAGGGCGTGTGCATCAGCCGGACGTGCCTGCACTGTCGGAGGAAGAGAAACGTGACGGTAAAGCGCTAGCGTGTTGCTGCGTACCAGAGTCGGATGTGACTTTCCAGCTCGGCTAA
- the nadE gene encoding ammonia-dependent NAD(+) synthetase, protein MEQLIRDEMRVLPTIDPHFEIERRVSFIKRKLLESGCKALVLGISGGVDSTTCGRLAQLAVNELNAESGTNAYQFIAVRLPYGEQKDEDEAQLALSFIQPTHSVSVNIKQGVDGLHAASHRALEGTGLIPSDAAKVDFVKGNVKARARMVAQYEIAGYVGGLVLGTDHSAENITGFYTKFGDGACDMAPLFGLSKRQVRQVAATLGAPELLVKKTPTADLEELAPQKADEDALNLTYEQIDDFLEGKPVSQAVSERLIAIYKATQHKRQPIPTIYD, encoded by the coding sequence ATGGAACAACTCATCCGCGATGAAATGCGTGTTCTCCCAACAATTGACCCGCATTTTGAAATTGAACGTCGCGTTTCTTTCATCAAACGAAAACTGCTTGAATCCGGATGCAAAGCGCTGGTTCTTGGTATCAGCGGCGGTGTCGATTCCACGACTTGCGGCCGTTTGGCACAGTTAGCCGTCAATGAGTTAAATGCAGAGAGCGGCACTAACGCCTATCAATTTATCGCCGTACGACTTCCTTATGGTGAGCAAAAAGACGAAGACGAAGCGCAGTTGGCACTCTCTTTTATCCAGCCAACTCATTCCGTTTCCGTCAACATCAAACAAGGCGTCGACGGCTTACACGCGGCGTCACACCGAGCGCTAGAAGGCACGGGCTTAATTCCGAGCGATGCGGCCAAAGTGGACTTTGTTAAAGGTAACGTCAAAGCGCGTGCTCGCATGGTGGCGCAATACGAAATCGCCGGTTACGTTGGCGGTTTGGTGTTAGGGACGGATCACTCGGCAGAGAACATTACGGGTTTTTATACCAAATTTGGCGATGGCGCTTGCGATATGGCTCCTCTATTTGGCTTAAGTAAACGTCAGGTGCGACAAGTCGCCGCAACCTTGGGCGCGCCAGAATTGCTGGTGAAAAAGACGCCAACAGCGGATTTGGAAGAGCTGGCACCACAGAAGGCCGACGAAGATGCATTGAATCTGACGTATGAGCAGATTGACGATTTCCTCGAAGGCAAACCCGTCAGCCAAGCAGTGTCTGAGCGACTGATTGCGATCTATAAAGCAACCCAACATAAACGTCAGCCTATTCCAACCATCTACGACTGA
- a CDS encoding nicotinate-nicotinamide nucleotide adenylyltransferase, whose protein sequence is MLKIAVFGSAFNPPSLGHKSVIESLSHFDLVLLEPAIAHAWGKTMLDYPTRCELLDAFIEDLSLSNIQRSSFEQELYQPGQSVTTFALLEKIQEKYPDADITFVIGPDNFFKFADFHKAQEILKRWSVMACPEKVKIRSTDIRRAAENGESLHTLTTASVTKLLIKKCLYKTIPASE, encoded by the coding sequence ATGCTGAAAATCGCTGTATTTGGGAGTGCGTTTAATCCCCCCAGTTTGGGTCACAAAAGTGTGATCGAGTCTCTGTCCCATTTTGACTTAGTCCTATTAGAACCGGCGATTGCCCATGCGTGGGGCAAAACCATGCTCGATTACCCAACTCGGTGCGAACTGCTTGATGCATTTATTGAGGATCTGTCGCTCTCGAACATTCAGCGTTCCTCATTTGAGCAAGAGTTATACCAGCCGGGTCAAAGCGTCACCACTTTTGCCCTATTAGAAAAAATTCAAGAAAAGTATCCTGATGCCGATATTACCTTTGTGATTGGACCAGATAACTTTTTTAAGTTTGCTGACTTCCATAAAGCGCAAGAAATACTCAAGCGCTGGTCAGTGATGGCTTGCCCTGAGAAGGTAAAAATCAGAAGTACCGATATTCGTCGGGCGGCTGAAAATGGTGAAAGTTTACATACGCTAACTACAGCATCGGTCACAAAATTATTGATTAAAAAGTGTCTGTATAAGACAATACCCGCTTCTGAGTAG
- a CDS encoding 1-acyl-sn-glycerol-3-phosphate acyltransferase, which yields MTDHIDPYAEIRPYNDEEIPAVIERLIQDDEFISAILQHRFPQRSPWFKGLVKPFLRLYLKRKWRTLDSVEAIQLVVKRYLEDTLESTTDGVTYSGLDKLDRNSAYLFVSNHRDIAMDPALVNYGLFTNGHKTVRIAIGDNLLKKPCATELMKLNKSFIVKRSVKAPREMMKVLGQLSSYIKFSLDSGNSIWIAQKEGRAKDGNDFTDPAILKMFHVEGRKQKIAFADYMTALKIVPVSISYENDPCDIAKAKELYEKATHGRYEKGEFEDIESIIQGIVGYKGRVHVAFGDVIQGAFETPEALAQEIDRQIHANYHVYPINRLAAGQESAEIAQAVRRQLSEKLHQLPEGARDYLVASYANPVNNQLQADCR from the coding sequence ATGACTGACCATATCGATCCTTATGCAGAGATTCGTCCTTACAATGACGAAGAGATCCCTGCGGTAATAGAGCGCTTGATCCAAGACGATGAATTTATCAGTGCGATATTGCAACATCGTTTTCCGCAGCGTAGTCCTTGGTTCAAAGGACTAGTAAAACCGTTTCTGCGTCTCTATCTGAAGCGCAAGTGGCGTACGCTGGATTCTGTTGAAGCCATCCAGTTAGTGGTGAAACGCTATCTGGAAGATACTTTAGAGAGCACCACCGACGGGGTGACGTATAGCGGGCTCGATAAACTTGACCGCAACAGTGCCTATCTGTTTGTCTCCAACCACCGTGATATTGCGATGGACCCGGCTTTGGTCAACTATGGGCTATTTACCAACGGACACAAAACAGTACGTATCGCTATAGGTGATAACCTACTGAAAAAGCCGTGTGCCACGGAGCTGATGAAGTTAAACAAGAGCTTTATCGTAAAACGTTCGGTCAAAGCGCCGCGTGAAATGATGAAAGTGCTGGGCCAGCTCTCTTCCTATATCAAGTTTTCTCTTGATAGCGGTAACTCGATTTGGATCGCGCAGAAAGAGGGCCGAGCAAAAGATGGCAATGATTTTACCGATCCCGCTATTTTAAAGATGTTTCATGTTGAAGGCCGCAAGCAAAAAATCGCCTTTGCTGACTACATGACTGCGCTGAAAATTGTTCCTGTTTCCATCTCATACGAGAACGATCCGTGCGACATCGCCAAGGCGAAAGAGTTGTACGAGAAAGCGACGCATGGCCGCTATGAGAAAGGTGAGTTTGAGGATATCGAAAGCATCATACAGGGAATTGTTGGCTACAAAGGTCGAGTGCATGTCGCGTTTGGTGATGTGATTCAAGGTGCTTTTGAAACGCCAGAAGCATTGGCGCAAGAGATTGATCGTCAAATTCATGCCAACTACCACGTCTATCCGATCAACCGTCTGGCCGCTGGCCAAGAAAGTGCGGAGATTGCGCAAGCAGTGCGTCGTCAGCTAAGCGAGAAATTGCATCAACTCCCAGAGGGCGCCAGAGACTATTTGGTGGCGAGCTACGCTAACCCGGTCAACAATCAGTTACAAGCGGATTGCAGATAA
- a CDS encoding YfcZ/YiiS family protein → MSIEKEENAVCEACGCAGEIGFIIKEGDDVADVTIYASSKELLEAEFARYLELAKSVNENVEFNTSELNSESTELKARFKFEVSAEKLIFELKSRSLAR, encoded by the coding sequence ATGAGCATTGAGAAAGAAGAAAACGCCGTGTGTGAGGCCTGTGGCTGCGCTGGTGAGATTGGTTTCATTATTAAAGAAGGCGATGACGTTGCCGACGTCACTATTTATGCAAGTTCAAAAGAGTTACTGGAAGCAGAATTTGCGCGTTATTTAGAGTTGGCAAAGTCGGTGAATGAAAACGTTGAATTTAATACCAGCGAACTCAATTCTGAATCGACCGAATTAAAAGCGCGCTTTAAGTTTGAAGTGAGTGCAGAAAAACTGATTTTTGAATTAAAAAGTCGTTCTTTAGCGCGATAA